A single region of the Geobacillus subterraneus genome encodes:
- a CDS encoding acyl-CoA dehydrogenase, translated as MQFRFTEEQEMMRQMVREFAAAEIAPFVERMEQGEFPRPILTKMAELGLMGITVPEQYGGAGMDFVSYIIAIHEISKVSPTVGVILSVHTSVGTNPILYFGTEDQKQKYVTKLARGDYLGAFCLTEPSAGSDAKSLKTRAVRRGDTYVLNGSKMFITNGGEADTYIVFARTNPEETGSRGISAFIVEKGTPGMAIGKDEKKMGLHGSRTVTVTFEDAEVPAENLLGQEGEGFKIAMANLDAGRIGIAAQALGIAEAAVEHAAAYAKGRIQFGKPIAEQQGVAFKLADMATAAEAAKWLVYRAAWLRAQGLPCGKEASMAKLFASQTAMDNAIEAVQIFGGNGYTKDYPVERLFRDAKITQIYEGTSEIQRIVISKQLTKQ; from the coding sequence GTGCAATTTCGGTTTACGGAAGAACAAGAAATGATGCGGCAAATGGTGCGCGAATTCGCGGCGGCGGAAATCGCCCCGTTTGTCGAGCGCATGGAGCAAGGCGAATTTCCGCGTCCGATTTTAACGAAAATGGCCGAGCTCGGCCTGATGGGGATCACTGTTCCGGAACAGTACGGCGGCGCGGGCATGGATTTTGTTTCATATATTATCGCCATCCACGAAATTTCTAAAGTGAGCCCGACGGTCGGTGTCATTTTATCGGTGCACACGTCAGTCGGCACAAACCCGATTTTGTATTTCGGCACGGAAGACCAGAAACAAAAATACGTGACGAAACTTGCCCGCGGCGACTATTTGGGGGCGTTTTGCCTCACCGAACCGAGCGCCGGCTCGGATGCGAAAAGCTTAAAAACGAGAGCGGTGCGCCGCGGCGATACGTACGTATTGAACGGCTCGAAAATGTTCATCACCAACGGCGGAGAAGCGGACACATACATCGTCTTCGCCCGCACGAATCCGGAGGAAACCGGAAGCCGCGGCATTTCCGCGTTTATCGTTGAAAAAGGAACGCCGGGGATGGCGATCGGCAAAGATGAAAAGAAAATGGGGCTGCACGGCTCGCGGACGGTGACGGTGACGTTTGAAGACGCCGAGGTGCCGGCGGAAAACTTGCTCGGCCAAGAAGGGGAAGGATTTAAAATCGCCATGGCCAACCTTGATGCGGGCCGGATCGGCATCGCCGCCCAAGCGCTCGGCATCGCAGAAGCCGCGGTCGAACATGCGGCGGCGTACGCAAAAGGACGAATCCAATTCGGCAAACCGATCGCCGAGCAGCAAGGCGTCGCCTTTAAGCTTGCCGATATGGCGACGGCGGCGGAAGCGGCGAAATGGCTCGTCTACCGCGCCGCCTGGCTGCGCGCCCAAGGCTTGCCGTGCGGCAAAGAAGCGTCGATGGCCAAACTATTTGCCTCGCAAACGGCGATGGATAACGCCATTGAAGCGGTGCAAATTTTCGGCGGCAACGGCTATACGAAAGACTACCCGGTCGAGCGGCTGTTCCGCGATGCGAAAATTACGCAAATTTACGAAGGAACGAGCGAAATCCAGCGAATCGTCATCAGCAAGCAGCTGACCAAACAGTAA
- a CDS encoding TetR/AcrR family transcriptional regulator produces the protein MKKREVIASVKDEKLVKKRRNEMIKGAISLFKQKGFHQTTTREIAKASGFSIGTLYEYIRKKEDVLYLVCDRIYDEVRERTEQDLGDHHGTVEGLRRAIAHYFRVVDELDDEVLVMYQELKALSKESLPYVLNKELEMTAIFERILRTCVESGALQLSEGEIRLFAHNIIVLGQMWAFRRWALRKMYTLEEYIEWQTEFLLKGIMEKQQV, from the coding sequence ATGAAAAAACGGGAAGTGATCGCATCGGTCAAAGATGAGAAGCTCGTGAAAAAACGGCGCAACGAAATGATTAAAGGCGCCATTTCTCTTTTTAAACAAAAAGGCTTCCACCAAACGACGACGAGGGAAATCGCCAAAGCGTCCGGGTTTAGCATCGGCACGCTGTATGAATACATTCGCAAAAAAGAAGATGTCTTGTATTTAGTGTGCGACCGCATTTACGACGAGGTGCGGGAGCGGACCGAACAAGATCTTGGCGATCATCACGGCACGGTTGAAGGGCTGCGGCGTGCGATCGCCCACTATTTTCGCGTCGTTGATGAGCTCGATGACGAAGTGCTCGTCATGTACCAAGAGCTGAAGGCGTTAAGCAAAGAGTCGCTCCCGTACGTTCTCAATAAAGAGCTCGAGATGACGGCCATTTTCGAGCGTATTTTGCGCACATGCGTCGAAAGCGGGGCGCTGCAGCTTTCCGAAGGCGAGATTCGCCTCTTTGCCCACAACATTATCGTGCTTGGGCAAATGTGGGCGTTCCGGCGATGGGCGCTGAGGAAAATGTATACGCTCGAAGAATACATTGAATGGCAGACCGAGTTTTTATTAAAGGGGATTATGGAGAAACAGCAAGTTTGA
- the rpoE gene encoding DNA-directed RNA polymerase subunit delta — MSLQQQYSPEELQEMSFVELANLILLDKRGALPFDQIVREVAALTGAAEDDIAARLAQYYTDLNIDGRFICVGENVWGLRAWYPFDQTEDETVTIVKPKKKKKALDDEYDDYEELLDEEDLDYEDLDEYDDEELEVDDEELLEDEEFDLDEDVDFEDDMLDEEEFELDEEPLDEELDLEEPEEDE; from the coding sequence TTGAGCCTGCAGCAGCAATACTCGCCAGAGGAATTGCAGGAGATGTCGTTCGTCGAGTTGGCGAACCTCATTTTGCTTGATAAGCGGGGGGCGCTGCCGTTTGACCAAATCGTCCGCGAGGTAGCGGCATTGACCGGCGCAGCGGAGGATGACATCGCCGCGCGGCTTGCCCAGTATTACACCGATTTAAACATCGACGGACGGTTTATTTGCGTCGGGGAAAACGTCTGGGGACTGCGCGCATGGTATCCGTTCGATCAGACGGAAGACGAAACGGTGACGATTGTCAAGCCGAAGAAGAAGAAAAAAGCGCTTGATGACGAATACGACGATTACGAAGAGCTGCTTGACGAAGAGGATCTTGATTACGAGGATCTTGACGAATACGATGATGAAGAGCTTGAAGTCGACGACGAAGAACTGCTTGAAGACGAGGAGTTCGACCTTGACGAAGATGTCGATTTTGAAGACGACATGCTCGACGAGGAAGAGTTTGAACTGGACGAAGAGCCGCTCGACGAAGAACTCGATCTCGAGGAGCCGGAGGAAGACGAATAA
- a CDS encoding acetyl-CoA C-acetyltransferase: MGKTVIVSGVRTPFGKLGGALRALSASELGGIAVKEALARANVSAEQVDHVILGTVLQGGQGQLPSRQAMRHAGIPWHVRTETVNKVCASGMRAVTLADQLIRLGDADVVVAGGMESMSNAPYVLPKARWGLRMGDSTVKDLMVYDGLTCSFTGVHMGVYGGNTARELGITREAQDEWAYRSHRRAIAAIETGRLAEEIVPVTIPQRKGAPLVVEHDEAPRKDTSLEKLAKLPPVFDHEGTITAGNAPGVNDGAAALVLMSEERAAREGLEPLATVVAHTAIAVEAKDFPKTPGLVINELLRKTGKTVDDIALFEVNEAFAAVALAAIQIAGLDPEKVNVNGGAVALGHPIGASGARIILTLIHELKRRGGGLGIAAICSGGGQGDAILVEV, from the coding sequence ATGGGGAAAACGGTGATTGTCAGCGGGGTGCGCACCCCGTTCGGAAAATTAGGCGGCGCGTTGCGAGCGTTATCAGCATCAGAGCTCGGCGGCATCGCCGTGAAAGAGGCGCTCGCCCGCGCCAACGTGAGCGCAGAACAAGTCGATCATGTCATTTTAGGTACGGTCCTGCAAGGCGGACAAGGGCAGCTTCCGTCGCGGCAGGCGATGCGCCATGCCGGCATCCCGTGGCACGTCCGCACCGAGACGGTGAACAAAGTGTGCGCGTCCGGCATGCGCGCCGTCACTCTTGCTGACCAGCTCATCCGCTTAGGCGACGCCGATGTCGTCGTCGCCGGCGGGATGGAGTCGATGAGCAACGCGCCGTACGTGTTGCCGAAAGCGCGCTGGGGGCTGCGGATGGGCGACAGCACGGTCAAAGATTTGATGGTATATGATGGCCTCACATGCAGCTTCACCGGCGTCCATATGGGCGTTTACGGCGGCAATACAGCGCGTGAGCTCGGCATCACCAGAGAGGCACAAGACGAGTGGGCGTACCGCAGCCATAGGCGCGCCATCGCTGCGATCGAAACCGGCCGCCTCGCGGAAGAAATCGTTCCGGTGACGATTCCGCAGCGCAAAGGCGCCCCGCTTGTCGTTGAACACGACGAGGCGCCGCGGAAAGATACGTCGCTTGAAAAACTGGCGAAACTGCCGCCGGTATTTGACCATGAAGGCACGATTACGGCCGGCAACGCCCCGGGCGTCAACGACGGCGCCGCCGCGCTCGTTTTAATGAGCGAAGAGCGCGCCGCCCGCGAAGGGCTCGAGCCGCTCGCAACGGTGGTCGCCCACACGGCCATCGCTGTCGAGGCGAAAGACTTCCCGAAAACGCCGGGGCTTGTCATTAACGAGCTGCTCCGCAAAACGGGAAAAACGGTCGATGACATCGCCTTGTTCGAAGTGAATGAAGCGTTCGCCGCCGTCGCACTGGCGGCCATCCAAATCGCCGGCCTTGACCCGGAAAAAGTAAATGTCAACGGCGGCGCCGTTGCCCTTGGCCATCCGATCGGCGCGAGCGGTGCGCGCATCATCTTGACGCTCATTCATGAGCTGAAACGCCGCGGCGGCGGCCTCGGCATCGCCGCGATCTGCAGCGGCGGCGGCCAAGGCGACGCCATCTTAGTTGAGGTATAA
- a CDS encoding acyl-CoA dehydrogenase: MNFQLSEEHEMLRKMVREFAENEVAPTAAERDEEERFDRGIFNKMAELGLTGIPWPEEYGGIGSDYLAYVIAVEELSRVCASTGVTLSAHISLASWPIYKFGTEEQKQKYLRALATGEKLGAYGLSEPGAGSDVASMKTRAIKDGDHYVLNGSKVWITNGGEAEIYVVFAVTDPEKRHKGISAFIVEKGTPGFSIGKKEKKLGIRSSPTTELIFEDCRIPKENLLGQEGEGFKIAMMTLDGGRNGIAAQAVGIAQGALDAAIDYAKQRIQFGKPIAEQQGVAFKLADMATAIEAARLLTYQAAWLESNGLPYGKASAMAKLFAGDTAMKVTVDAVQIFGGNGYTKDYPVERFMRDAKITQIYEGTQEIQRLVISRMLTRD, from the coding sequence ATGAACTTTCAATTGAGCGAAGAACATGAAATGCTGCGAAAAATGGTGCGCGAATTTGCCGAAAACGAAGTGGCGCCAACCGCCGCTGAGCGCGATGAGGAAGAGCGGTTTGACCGCGGCATTTTTAACAAAATGGCCGAGCTCGGCTTAACGGGCATCCCGTGGCCGGAAGAGTACGGCGGCATCGGCAGCGATTATTTGGCGTATGTCATCGCCGTTGAGGAGCTGTCGCGCGTCTGCGCCTCGACCGGGGTGACGCTTTCCGCCCATATTTCGCTCGCGAGTTGGCCGATTTACAAGTTCGGCACGGAAGAGCAAAAGCAGAAGTATTTGCGCGCTTTGGCGACCGGAGAAAAGCTCGGGGCGTACGGACTGTCCGAGCCGGGGGCGGGGTCTGACGTCGCCTCGATGAAAACGCGCGCCATCAAAGACGGCGACCATTACGTGTTAAACGGGTCGAAAGTGTGGATCACGAACGGCGGTGAGGCGGAAATTTACGTCGTCTTTGCCGTCACCGATCCGGAAAAACGGCATAAAGGAATCAGCGCTTTTATCGTTGAAAAGGGGACACCGGGCTTTTCGATCGGCAAAAAAGAAAAGAAACTCGGCATTCGTTCATCGCCGACGACCGAGCTCATTTTTGAAGATTGCCGCATCCCGAAAGAAAACTTGCTTGGCCAAGAGGGAGAAGGATTTAAAATCGCGATGATGACGTTAGACGGCGGCCGCAACGGCATCGCCGCCCAAGCGGTCGGCATCGCCCAAGGAGCGCTCGATGCCGCCATTGACTACGCGAAACAGCGCATCCAATTCGGCAAGCCGATCGCTGAGCAGCAAGGCGTCGCCTTTAAGCTCGCCGACATGGCCACCGCCATTGAAGCGGCGCGGCTCTTGACATACCAAGCGGCATGGCTTGAGTCAAACGGCTTGCCGTACGGCAAGGCATCGGCGATGGCAAAACTGTTTGCCGGCGACACGGCGATGAAAGTGACGGTTGATGCGGTGCAAATTTTTGGCGGCAACGGCTATACGAAAGACTATCCGGTTGAACGGTTTATGCGCGATGCAAAAATCACGCAAATTTACGAAGGAACACAAGAAATTCAGCGCCTCGTTATTTCGCGCATGTTGACGCGCGATTAA
- a CDS encoding 3-hydroxybutyryl-CoA dehydrogenase yields MDVKTIMVVGAGQMGSGIAQVCAVAGYDVLLYDISEAQLDKGMQNIEKLLARQVEKGKMAAADKDAALARLSRSNDLRAAVNADLVIEAVVENMDVKTKLFAELDEIARPETILASNTSSLPITEIAAATKRPEKVIGMHFMNPVPVMKLVEIIRGLATADDVYETIEAVTRTLGKVPVEVNDFPGFISNRVLMPMINEAIYALYEGVATKEAIDEVMKLGMNHPMGPLTLADFIGLDTCLYIMETLHEGFGDDKYRPCPLLRKYVKAGWLGRKTGRGFYTYE; encoded by the coding sequence ATGGACGTCAAAACGATCATGGTCGTCGGCGCCGGACAAATGGGATCGGGCATCGCTCAAGTATGCGCTGTCGCCGGCTATGACGTGCTTTTATATGATATTAGCGAAGCGCAATTAGACAAAGGAATGCAAAACATCGAAAAACTGCTCGCCCGTCAAGTGGAAAAAGGGAAAATGGCGGCGGCGGACAAAGATGCGGCGCTGGCGCGGCTTTCTCGCTCCAATGACTTGCGCGCTGCCGTCAACGCCGATCTTGTCATCGAAGCAGTCGTTGAAAACATGGACGTGAAAACGAAGCTGTTTGCCGAACTGGATGAAATCGCCCGCCCGGAAACGATTTTAGCGTCGAACACGTCGTCGCTTCCGATTACGGAAATCGCGGCGGCGACGAAGCGGCCGGAGAAAGTGATCGGCATGCACTTTATGAATCCGGTGCCGGTCATGAAGCTGGTGGAAATCATCCGCGGCTTAGCGACGGCCGATGACGTGTATGAGACGATTGAAGCGGTCACCCGGACGCTCGGCAAAGTGCCGGTGGAAGTGAACGACTTTCCGGGCTTTATTTCCAACCGCGTCCTCATGCCGATGATTAACGAAGCGATTTACGCCCTGTACGAAGGGGTAGCGACCAAAGAGGCGATCGATGAAGTGATGAAACTGGGCATGAACCATCCGATGGGGCCGCTCACGCTCGCTGACTTTATCGGATTGGATACGTGCTTATACATTATGGAAACGCTTCATGAAGGGTTCGGCGATGACAAGTACCGCCCATGCCCGCTGTTGCGTAAATACGTCAAGGCTGGCTGGCTTGGCCGCAAGACAGGCCGCGGATTTTACACGTACGAGTAA
- a CDS encoding (Fe-S)-binding protein, whose protein sequence is MNALVLVNWLAFLFVTAYAIYLFAYVVKTRAMYIKLGKKVEFDEKVNERLRNIWINVFGQKKLLKDKKSGLIHVVFFYGFILVQFGAIDFIIKGLAPGAHLPLGPLYPGFTFFQEIVTLLILIAVLAAFYRRYIEKLVRLKRDFKAGLVLLFIGGLMLSVLFGNGMSRIWHGEEATWSEPVASLIAGAFSWIGETGAAVLFFVAWWVHLLILLTFLVYVPQSKHAHLIAAPINVFFGRLTRPKLSPINFEDESQESFGVGKIEDFTQKQLIDLYACVECGRCTSMCPATGTGKMLSPMDLILKLRDHLTEKGAVVTSRAPWVPTFAFKNTKGNQLAFAAASEQAAAIEMPSLIGDVITEEEIWACTTCRNCEDQCPVMNEHVDKIIDLRRYLVLTEGRMNPDAQRAMTNIERQGNPWGLNRKERENWRELRDDVHVPTVKEAAKAGEEIEYLFWVGSMGSYDSRSQKIALAFAKLLNEAGVKFAILGNKEKNSGDTPRRLGNEFLFQELATNNIAEFEKAGVNKIVTIDPHAYNAFKNEYPDFGLEAEVYHHTELLAKLIEEGRLVPKYPVNERITFHDSCYLGRYNDVYDAPRQILRAIPGVELVEMERNRERGMCCGAGGGLMWMEETTGNRINVARTEQALAVNPTVISSGCPYCLTMLSDGTKAKEVEDRVSTYDVAELLAKSVFGEEKNEAAS, encoded by the coding sequence ATGAACGCCTTAGTACTGGTGAATTGGCTCGCGTTTTTGTTTGTAACCGCTTACGCCATCTACTTGTTTGCGTATGTCGTGAAAACACGGGCGATGTACATTAAGCTCGGCAAAAAAGTCGAGTTTGATGAAAAAGTGAACGAGCGGCTGCGCAACATTTGGATCAACGTCTTCGGCCAGAAAAAGCTGCTCAAAGACAAAAAAAGCGGGCTGATCCACGTCGTCTTTTTCTACGGTTTTATTCTCGTTCAGTTTGGCGCGATTGACTTTATCATCAAAGGGCTCGCGCCCGGAGCGCATTTGCCGCTCGGGCCGCTGTATCCAGGATTTACGTTTTTCCAAGAAATCGTCACGTTGCTCATTTTAATCGCCGTGCTCGCTGCCTTTTACCGCCGCTACATTGAAAAGCTCGTCCGCTTAAAGCGCGATTTCAAAGCCGGACTTGTGCTCCTTTTTATCGGCGGACTCATGTTGTCCGTTTTGTTCGGCAACGGGATGAGCAGAATTTGGCACGGCGAAGAGGCGACATGGAGCGAGCCGGTTGCCTCGCTCATTGCCGGCGCGTTCTCATGGATCGGCGAAACCGGGGCCGCGGTGCTGTTCTTTGTTGCCTGGTGGGTGCATTTGTTGATTTTGCTGACGTTCCTCGTGTATGTGCCGCAGTCAAAGCACGCCCATTTGATCGCGGCGCCAATCAACGTCTTTTTCGGCCGGCTGACGCGGCCGAAGCTTTCGCCGATCAACTTTGAAGACGAAAGCCAAGAATCGTTTGGCGTCGGCAAAATTGAAGATTTTACGCAAAAGCAGTTGATCGACTTGTATGCCTGTGTCGAGTGCGGCCGCTGTACGAGCATGTGCCCGGCGACCGGCACCGGGAAAATGTTGTCGCCGATGGACTTGATTTTGAAGCTGCGCGACCATTTGACGGAAAAAGGGGCGGTCGTCACGTCGCGCGCCCCATGGGTGCCGACGTTCGCCTTTAAAAACACGAAAGGCAACCAGCTCGCGTTCGCCGCGGCATCGGAGCAGGCGGCAGCGATTGAAATGCCGAGCTTGATCGGCGATGTTATCACCGAGGAAGAAATTTGGGCCTGTACGACGTGCCGCAACTGTGAAGACCAATGCCCGGTCATGAACGAACACGTCGATAAAATTATCGACTTGCGCCGCTATCTCGTGTTGACCGAAGGGCGGATGAATCCGGATGCGCAGCGGGCGATGACGAACATCGAGCGCCAAGGCAACCCGTGGGGCTTAAACCGGAAAGAGCGGGAAAACTGGCGCGAGCTGCGCGACGACGTCCACGTCCCAACGGTCAAAGAAGCGGCCAAGGCCGGGGAAGAGATCGAGTATTTATTCTGGGTCGGCTCGATGGGCTCATACGACAGCCGCAGCCAAAAAATCGCCCTTGCTTTTGCCAAACTGCTGAACGAAGCGGGCGTCAAGTTTGCGATTTTAGGCAACAAGGAGAAAAACTCGGGCGATACGCCGCGCCGGTTAGGGAACGAGTTTTTATTCCAGGAGTTGGCGACGAACAACATCGCCGAGTTTGAAAAAGCGGGCGTTAACAAAATCGTCACGATCGACCCGCACGCCTACAATGCGTTTAAAAACGAATACCCGGACTTCGGGCTCGAAGCCGAAGTGTACCACCATACCGAGCTGCTTGCCAAGCTCATCGAAGAAGGGCGCCTTGTGCCGAAATATCCGGTCAACGAGCGCATCACGTTCCATGACTCGTGCTATTTAGGGCGCTACAATGACGTCTATGACGCACCGAGACAAATTTTGCGCGCCATCCCGGGCGTCGAGCTCGTCGAAATGGAGCGCAACCGCGAACGCGGCATGTGCTGCGGTGCCGGCGGCGGCCTCATGTGGATGGAAGAGACGACCGGCAACCGGATCAACGTCGCCCGCACGGAGCAGGCGCTCGCTGTTAACCCGACGGTCATCAGCTCCGGCTGTCCGTACTGTTTGACGATGCTGTCGGACGGCACGAAGGCGAAAGAAGTGGAAGACCGCGTTTCGACGTACGATGTCGCGGAACTGTTGGCGAAATCGGTGTTTGGGGAGGAAAAAAACGAAGCCGCATCATAA
- the icmF gene encoding fused isobutyryl-CoA mutase/GTPase IcmF — translation MAHIYRPKHHVRFVTASSLFDGHDASINIMRRILQASGAEVIHLGHNRSVEEIVNAAIQEDVQGIAVSSYQGGHMEFFKYMYDLLQERRAPHIRIYGGGGGVIIPREIKELHEYGIARIFSPEDGRTLGLQGMINVMLEECDFPTVTAVTDEIERLQTGDVQAVARLITLCEYRAEAGQEAAAAAEAVIEQVKAMEQRVPVLGITGTGGAGKSSLTDELVRRFLNEIPEIKIAILSVDPTKQKTGGALLGDRIRMNAIHSPRVYMRSLATRHSRSELSPAIRDAISVVKAAGFDLVIIETSGIGQGDAAITEVCDVSMYVMTSEFGAPTQLEKIDMIDYADLIAINKFERKGSEDAKRQVQKQYQRSRQLFDRDVSEMPVYGTIASQFNDPGTNTLFVALIDTINQKTGTNWKTNLKTVANVEKHNVIIPNERRYYLREIAETVRSYHRRAEQQAEIARRLFQIEGAIEAANERGEAEDVIRALEMLKADYEAKLTPESKHILATWEETKAKYAAKQFVTNVRGKEIVTELTTKTLSGLDIPKVILPKFKDYGEILRWVYKENVPGSFPYTAGVFPFKRQGEDPKRQFAGEGTPERTNRRFHYLCKEDKAKRLSTAFDSVTLYGEDPDYRPDIFGKVGESGVSVCTLDDMKKLYKGFDLCDPLTSVSMTINGPAPILLAMFMNTAIDQQVEKREQELGRPLTAEEYEQVKAATLQTVRGTVQADILKEDQGQNTCIFSTDFALKMMGDIQEYFIQHRVRNYYSVSISGYHIAEAGANPITQLAFTLANGFTYVEYYLSRGMHIDDFAPNLSFFFSNGLDPEYSVIGRVARRIWAVAMREKYGANERSQKLKYHIQTSGRSLHAQEIDFNDIRTTLQALLAIYDNCNSLHTNAYDEAITTPTEESVRRAMAIQLIITKEFGLAKNENPLQGSFIIEELTDLVEEAVLQEFERLNDRGGVLGAMEMQYQRGKIQDESLYYETKKHSGELPIIGVNTFLNPNPPSEDELNNLELARATYEEKELQIHNLREFQARNKDKAGPALERLKQVAISGGNIFEELMETVKVASLGQITRALYEVGGQYRRNM, via the coding sequence ATGGCGCATATTTATCGTCCGAAGCATCACGTCCGCTTTGTGACAGCGTCAAGCTTATTTGACGGCCATGATGCCTCGATCAACATTATGCGCCGCATTTTGCAGGCGAGCGGCGCCGAAGTCATCCATTTAGGCCATAACCGTTCGGTCGAAGAGATCGTCAATGCGGCCATTCAGGAAGATGTGCAAGGCATTGCCGTTTCTTCGTACCAAGGCGGCCACATGGAATTTTTTAAATATATGTATGATTTGCTGCAAGAGCGGAGGGCGCCCCATATTCGCATTTACGGCGGCGGGGGCGGCGTCATCATCCCGCGCGAAATCAAGGAATTGCATGAATACGGAATCGCCCGCATTTTCTCGCCTGAAGACGGCCGCACCCTCGGCTTGCAAGGGATGATTAACGTGATGCTGGAAGAGTGCGATTTTCCGACCGTGACTGCCGTGACCGATGAAATCGAACGGCTCCAAACCGGCGATGTGCAAGCCGTGGCCCGGCTCATCACGCTGTGCGAATACCGCGCCGAGGCAGGACAGGAGGCGGCCGCTGCGGCTGAAGCAGTCATCGAGCAAGTGAAGGCGATGGAACAGCGCGTGCCGGTGCTCGGCATTACCGGTACGGGCGGAGCGGGGAAAAGCTCGCTTACCGACGAGCTCGTCCGCCGGTTCTTAAATGAAATTCCTGAGATCAAAATCGCCATTTTATCCGTCGATCCGACGAAACAAAAAACGGGCGGGGCGCTGTTAGGCGACCGAATTCGGATGAACGCCATCCATTCGCCGCGCGTCTATATGCGGAGCCTAGCGACGCGCCATTCCCGCTCCGAGCTGTCGCCAGCGATTCGCGACGCCATTTCAGTCGTCAAAGCGGCCGGTTTTGATCTCGTCATTATTGAAACGAGCGGGATCGGCCAAGGCGATGCCGCCATTACAGAAGTGTGCGACGTGTCGATGTACGTGATGACAAGCGAGTTCGGGGCGCCGACGCAGCTTGAGAAAATCGATATGATCGATTATGCTGATTTGATCGCCATTAACAAATTTGAGCGCAAAGGGTCGGAAGATGCGAAGCGGCAAGTGCAAAAGCAATATCAGCGCAGCCGTCAGCTGTTTGACCGCGACGTGTCGGAAATGCCGGTGTACGGCACGATTGCCAGCCAGTTTAACGACCCGGGCACGAACACGCTTTTTGTCGCCCTCATCGATACGATCAACCAGAAAACAGGAACAAATTGGAAAACGAATTTAAAAACGGTTGCCAACGTTGAAAAGCATAACGTCATCATTCCGAACGAGCGCCGCTATTATTTGCGCGAAATCGCTGAGACGGTGCGCTCGTACCACCGCCGTGCCGAACAGCAGGCAGAGATTGCGCGCCGCCTGTTTCAAATCGAAGGGGCGATTGAAGCGGCCAATGAGCGCGGCGAGGCTGAGGACGTCATCCGCGCGCTCGAGATGCTCAAGGCCGATTACGAGGCGAAGCTGACGCCGGAATCGAAACACATTTTGGCGACGTGGGAAGAAACGAAAGCGAAATACGCGGCTAAGCAATTCGTGACGAACGTGCGCGGCAAAGAAATCGTCACTGAGCTGACGACAAAAACGTTGTCCGGCTTGGACATTCCGAAAGTGATCTTGCCGAAGTTTAAAGATTACGGAGAAATTTTGCGCTGGGTGTATAAAGAAAACGTTCCTGGCTCGTTCCCGTATACGGCCGGCGTCTTCCCGTTCAAGCGCCAAGGGGAAGACCCGAAGCGCCAGTTTGCCGGCGAAGGGACGCCGGAGCGCACAAACCGCCGCTTCCACTACTTATGCAAAGAAGACAAGGCGAAGCGGCTCAGCACGGCGTTTGACTCGGTCACGCTCTACGGCGAAGACCCGGACTACCGGCCGGACATTTTCGGCAAAGTCGGGGAAAGCGGTGTCAGCGTTTGTACGCTCGATGACATGAAAAAACTGTATAAAGGGTTTGACTTGTGCGATCCGCTCACCTCGGTGTCGATGACGATCAACGGCCCGGCTCCGATTTTGCTGGCGATGTTTATGAACACCGCCATCGATCAGCAAGTCGAAAAGCGGGAACAAGAGCTCGGCCGCCCGCTCACCGCGGAAGAGTATGAACAAGTGAAAGCCGCGACGCTGCAAACGGTGCGCGGCACGGTGCAGGCCGACATTTTAAAAGAAGACCAAGGGCAAAATACGTGCATTTTCTCCACCGATTTTGCCTTGAAAATGATGGGCGACATTCAAGAATATTTCATTCAGCACCGCGTCCGCAACTATTATTCCGTGTCGATTTCCGGCTACCATATCGCCGAGGCTGGAGCGAATCCGATCACCCAGCTGGCATTTACGCTCGCCAACGGCTTTACGTACGTCGAATATTATTTAAGCCGCGGCATGCATATTGATGACTTCGCGCCGAACTTGTCGTTTTTCTTCAGCAACGGCCTCGACCCGGAATACTCGGTGATCGGCCGTGTCGCCCGCCGCATTTGGGCGGTTGCCATGCGCGAGAAATACGGCGCCAACGAACGAAGCCAAAAGCTGAAATACCATATTCAAACGTCCGGCCGTTCGCTCCACGCCCAAGAAATCGATTTTAACGACATCCGCACGACATTGCAGGCGTTGTTGGCGATTTACGACAACTGCAACTCGCTCCATACGAACGCCTATGACGAAGCGATCACAACACCGACCGAGGAGTCGGTCCGTCGGGCGATGGCCATCCAGCTCATTATTACAAAAGAGTTTGGCCTGGCGAAAAACGAAAATCCGCTCCAAGGATCGTTCATTATTGAGGAGCTCACCGACCTTGTCGAAGAAGCCGTCTTGCAAGAGTTCGAGCGGTTAAATGACCGCGGCGGCGTGCTCGGAGCGATGGAAATGCAGTATCAGCGCGGCAAAATTCAAGACGAATCGCTCTATTATGAGACGAAAAAACATAGCGGGGAACTGCCGATTATCGGCGTGAATACGTTCTTAAATCCGAACCCGCCGTCAGAAGATGAGCTGAACAATCTTGAACTTGCCCGGGCGACGTATGAAGAAAAAGAGCTGCAAATCCACAATTTGCGTGAATTCCAAGCGCGGAACAAAGATAAAGCCGGCCCGGCGCTTGAGCGCTTAAAACAAGTGGCGATCAGCGGCGGCAACATTTTCGAAGAATTGATGGAAACGGTCAAAGTCGCGAGCCTCGGGCAAATTACCCGCGCGTTGTACGAAGTCGGCGGGCAATACCGGCGGAATATGTAG